The Bacteroidales bacterium genomic interval ATTACGAAATTAACCGTAAATTGCACCGGTTCTAATCGGTAAAGTATGGTTCAGATCGGCGATGTCATCATCAGTTCGGATGTTCTGGAACGGATGTTTGTATGCGATGTGGGAAAGTGCCATGGGGCGTGCTGTATTATCGGTGATTCAGGGGCGCCGCTGGATGCCGGGGAAGCAGGGATTCTGAAAGCTGAGTACCCGCGTTTTAAGGAGTTTCTGAGGCCGGAAGGTATAGAAACCATTGAAAAACTGGGTACGTCGGTGATTGATTCTGACGGCGACTGCGTGACTCCGCTGGTTGACAACAAGGAATGCGCCTATGTGGTATTTGACGGGGAAATTGCCCGGTGCGGTATTGAGCTGGCATGGAAAGCGGGGAAAACCAGTTTCCGTAAGCCGGTATCC includes:
- a CDS encoding DUF3109 family protein, with the protein product MVQIGDVIISSDVLERMFVCDVGKCHGACCIIGDSGAPLDAGEAGILKAEYPRFKEFLRPEGIETIEKLGTSVIDSDGDCVTPLVDNKECAYVVFDGEIARCGIELAWKAGKTSFRKPVSCHLYPVRLTKYHSFIAANYHRADFCAPARLLGEKLQVRVYAFLKEALIRRFGENFYRELEEAAKDE